Proteins from a genomic interval of Candidatus Woesearchaeota archaeon:
- a CDS encoding integrase yields the protein MKERVNVTLDKSLLNILKERRIKLSSHINQLLWRELALENDKEHFHKFNNIEYKNESWQFKDKDNEMDKDFKYLYHIYVDKYDEFHEWLNKHSKGYKKNITNVLKNSFKNNYRNFRESLRKGKYSAKYYSLAFRNLINYAVEEDLLKKSESIDIKDKLKLYRSGMDFKVPGKNEVIKLLNKIKEYNILDYIFVRLLFESGLRISDVKFFLKTFTRDNVEILKSIFICPLYHFRGSKSSFYCLALNETFNLLLKNYDDMKNYNEERLKTHIKRNNLLSLKYLRKYNFTLMIEYNLNFEIANFIQGRASQDIGFNHYLAKKKLATTEYMKIQKELKTYHEKLYQ from the coding sequence ATGAAAGAAAGAGTAAATGTAACTTTAGATAAATCATTATTAAATATCTTAAAAGAAAGAAGAATTAAACTCTCTTCGCATATAAATCAATTGCTTTGGAGAGAATTAGCCTTAGAAAATGATAAAGAACATTTTCATAAATTCAATAATATTGAATATAAAAATGAATCTTGGCAATTTAAAGATAAGGATAATGAGATGGACAAGGATTTTAAATACCTATATCATATCTATGTTGATAAATATGATGAATTTCATGAATGGTTAAATAAACATTCCAAGGGATATAAAAAAAACATTACAAATGTTCTAAAAAATAGTTTTAAGAACAATTATAGAAATTTTAGAGAATCATTAAGGAAGGGAAAATATTCTGCCAAATATTACTCATTAGCATTTAGAAATTTAATCAATTATGCAGTTGAAGAAGATTTACTGAAAAAATCAGAAAGTATTGACATTAAAGATAAATTAAAACTTTATCGTTCGGGAATGGATTTTAAAGTCCCAGGAAAAAATGAAGTTATCAAATTATTAAACAAAATTAAAGAATATAATATACTTGATTATATATTTGTTAGACTCTTATTTGAAAGTGGATTAAGAATTTCAGATGTCAAATTTTTTCTAAAAACATTTACAAGAGATAATGTTGAGATTTTAAAAAGCATTTTCATCTGCCCATTATATCATTTTAGAGGTTCAAAAAGTTCCTTTTATTGTTTAGCTCTAAATGAAACATTTAATCTATTATTGAAAAATTATGATGATATGAAAAACTACAATGAAGAGCGTTTAAAAACTCATATTAAAAGAAATAATCTACTTTCTTTAAAGTACCTTAGAAAATATAATTTCACTTTAATGATAGAATATAATTTAAATTTTGAGATTGCAAACTTCATTCAAGGTAGAGCATCACAAGACATCGGATTTAATCATTATCTGGCAAAAAAAAAACTTGCAACTACTGAATATATGAAAATACAAAAAGAACTTAAAACATACCATGAAAAATTATATCAATAA